The following proteins come from a genomic window of Daphnia carinata strain CSIRO-1 chromosome 8, CSIRO_AGI_Dcar_HiC_V3, whole genome shotgun sequence:
- the LOC130700320 gene encoding calcium/calmodulin-dependent protein kinase type II alpha chain-like isoform X7, translating to MALNATTRFSDNYELKEELGKGAFSIVRRCVQKSTGLEFAAKIINTKKLSARDFQKLEREARICRKLQHPNIVRLHDSIQEESFHYLVFDLVTGGELFEDIVAREFYSEADASHCIQQILESVNHCHQNGVVHRDLKPENLLLASKAKGAAVKLADFGLAIEVQGEQQAWFGFAGTPGYLSPEVLKKEPYGKPVDIWACGVILYILLVGYPPFWDEDQHRLYAQIKAGAYDYPSPEWDTVTPEAKNLINQMLTVNPAKRITAAEALKHPWICQRERVASVVHRQETVDCLKKFNARRKLKGAILTTMLATRNFSSRSIINKKSDGSNVKESTDSSTTIEEDDVKEKSKGVVDRSSTVIAKEPEDVRPTASAKTCSQLPNNWNGSARKQEILKLTEQLLEAISAGDYETYAKICDPHVTSFEPEALGNLVEGLEFHKFFFDNLLGKNCKSINTLILNPHIHLMGEDAACIAYVRLTQFVDKQGQAHTQQNEETRVWYRRDGKWLNVHFHRSGASTPCTLPYHQNK from the exons ATGGCTCTCAACGCCACCACACGATTCAGTGACAATTACGAACTGAAAGAGGAATTAGGAAA AGGAGCCTTTTCGATTGTGCGACGATGCGTCCAGAAATCGACTGGATTGGAGTTTGCTGCCAAGATAATCAACACCAAGAAGTTGTCTGCTCGAG ATTTCCAGAAATTGGAACGAGAGGCGCGAATTTGCCGCAAACTCCAACACCCCAATATTG TTCGACTCCACGACAGCATACAGGAGGAGAGCTTTCACTACCTCGTATTTGACCT ggTGACGGGTGGCGAACTCTTCGAGGACATTGTCGCCCGTGAATTTTACAGCGAAGCGGACGCGTCCCACTGCATCCAGCAGATCTTGGAGAGTGTCAATCACTGTCACCAAAACGGCGTCGTACACAGGGATCTCAAG CCGGAAAATCTGTTGTTGGCCAGCAAAGCGAAAGGAGCCGCAGTCAAGTTGGCCGACTTTGGTCTAGCCATTGAAGTTCAGGGCGAACAGCAAGCTTGGTTCG GCTTCGCTGGAACGCCCGGATACCTGTCACCGGAGGTGCTCAAGAAGGAACCTTATGGGAAACCTGTGGATATCTGGGCCTGtg GTGTCATTTTGTACATTTTACTGGTTGGATACCCTCCTTTCTGGGATGAGGACCAGCATCGATTGTACGCACAGATCAAAGCCGGCGCTTACGAC TATCCGTCACCGGAATGGGATACGGTGACACCGGAAGCCAAAAATTTGATCAATCAAATGCTGACTGTCAACCCCGCCAAGCGCATCACGGCCGCCGAAGCCCTCAAACACCCATGGATCTGC CAACGAGAACGCGTTGCTTCCGTGGTCCACAGACAGGAGACAGTCGACTGCCTCAAGAAATTCAATGCTCGTCGCAAATTAAAA GGCGCCATCTTGACGACAATGTTGGCAACAAGAAACTTTTCCA gCCGGAGCATCATCAACAAGAAGAGCGACGGTTCAAACGTCAAAGAATCAACCGACAGCAGCACGACAATCGAAGAGGACGACGTCAAAG aaaaatccaaagGAGTCGTGGATCGCAGTTCAACCGTCATTGCCAAAGAGCCTGAAG ACGTTCGACCAACCGCCTCGGCAAAGACGTGCTCCCAGTTGCCCAACAACTGGAACGGCTCAG CGAGGAAACAAGAGATCCTTAAGCTTACGGAGCAGCTACTGGAGGCCATCAGCGCTGGTGATTATGAAACCTACGC GAAAATATGCGACCCACACGTGACGTCGTTTGAACCGGAAGCTTTGGGCAATCTCGTGGAAGGACTCGAATTCCACAAGTTTTTCTTCGACAATC TGCTAGgcaaaaattgcaaatcaaTCAATACGCTGATCCTCAATCCTCACATCCATTTAATGGGCGAGGATGCGGCCTGTATCGCATACGTCCGCCTGACTCAATTCGTGGACAA GCAAGGACAAGCGCATACGCAGCAGAACGAAGAGACCCGTGTGTGGTACCGCCGCGACGGCAAGTGGCTAAATGTTCACTTTCACCGTTCCGGAGCCTCAACTCCCTGTACTCTTCCGTACcaccaaaacaaataa
- the LOC130700320 gene encoding calcium/calmodulin-dependent protein kinase type II alpha chain-like isoform X5 — MALNATTRFSDNYELKEELGKGAFSIVRRCVQKSTGLEFAAKIINTKKLSARDFQKLEREARICRKLQHPNIATHEPYGGHWRGKGDQALLRLHDSIQEESFHYLVFDLVTGGELFEDIVAREFYSEADASHCIQQILESVNHCHQNGVVHRDLKPENLLLASKAKGAAVKLADFGLAIEVQGEQQAWFGFAGTPGYLSPEVLKKEPYGKPVDIWACGVILYILLVGYPPFWDEDQHRLYAQIKAGAYDYPSPEWDTVTPEAKNLINQMLTVNPAKRITAAEALKHPWICQRERVASVVHRQETVDCLKKFNARRKLKGAILTTMLATRNFSSRSIINKKSDGSNVKESTDSSTTIEEDDVKEKSKGVVDRSSTVIAKEPEDQATKMEKSQAVPVASTTATATLQHHRVGTQPADPMRPDVRPTASAKTCSQLPNNWNGSARKQEILKLTEQLLEAISAGDYETYAKICDPHVTSFEPEALGNLVEGLEFHKFFFDNLLGKNCKSINTLILNPHIHLMGEDAACIAYVRLTQFVDKQGQAHTQQNEETRVWYRRDGKWLNVHFHRSGASTPCTLPYHQNK; from the exons ATGGCTCTCAACGCCACCACACGATTCAGTGACAATTACGAACTGAAAGAGGAATTAGGAAA AGGAGCCTTTTCGATTGTGCGACGATGCGTCCAGAAATCGACTGGATTGGAGTTTGCTGCCAAGATAATCAACACCAAGAAGTTGTCTGCTCGAG ATTTCCAGAAATTGGAACGAGAGGCGCGAATTTGCCGCAAACTCCAACACCCCAATATTG CTACACATGAACCCTATGGTGGTCATTGGAGAGGGAAGGGTGATCAAGCTTTGC TTCGACTCCACGACAGCATACAGGAGGAGAGCTTTCACTACCTCGTATTTGACCT ggTGACGGGTGGCGAACTCTTCGAGGACATTGTCGCCCGTGAATTTTACAGCGAAGCGGACGCGTCCCACTGCATCCAGCAGATCTTGGAGAGTGTCAATCACTGTCACCAAAACGGCGTCGTACACAGGGATCTCAAG CCGGAAAATCTGTTGTTGGCCAGCAAAGCGAAAGGAGCCGCAGTCAAGTTGGCCGACTTTGGTCTAGCCATTGAAGTTCAGGGCGAACAGCAAGCTTGGTTCG GCTTCGCTGGAACGCCCGGATACCTGTCACCGGAGGTGCTCAAGAAGGAACCTTATGGGAAACCTGTGGATATCTGGGCCTGtg GTGTCATTTTGTACATTTTACTGGTTGGATACCCTCCTTTCTGGGATGAGGACCAGCATCGATTGTACGCACAGATCAAAGCCGGCGCTTACGAC TATCCGTCACCGGAATGGGATACGGTGACACCGGAAGCCAAAAATTTGATCAATCAAATGCTGACTGTCAACCCCGCCAAGCGCATCACGGCCGCCGAAGCCCTCAAACACCCATGGATCTGC CAACGAGAACGCGTTGCTTCCGTGGTCCACAGACAGGAGACAGTCGACTGCCTCAAGAAATTCAATGCTCGTCGCAAATTAAAA GGCGCCATCTTGACGACAATGTTGGCAACAAGAAACTTTTCCA gCCGGAGCATCATCAACAAGAAGAGCGACGGTTCAAACGTCAAAGAATCAACCGACAGCAGCACGACAATCGAAGAGGACGACGTCAAAG aaaaatccaaagGAGTCGTGGATCGCAGTTCAACCGTCATTGCCAAAGAGCCTGAAG ATCAAGCGACGAAAATGGAGAAGAGTCAGGCCGTTCCAGTGGCTTCAACCACCGCTACGGCCACTCTGCAACATCATCGCGTTGGCACACAGCCAGCTGATCCAATGCGACCGG ACGTTCGACCAACCGCCTCGGCAAAGACGTGCTCCCAGTTGCCCAACAACTGGAACGGCTCAG CGAGGAAACAAGAGATCCTTAAGCTTACGGAGCAGCTACTGGAGGCCATCAGCGCTGGTGATTATGAAACCTACGC GAAAATATGCGACCCACACGTGACGTCGTTTGAACCGGAAGCTTTGGGCAATCTCGTGGAAGGACTCGAATTCCACAAGTTTTTCTTCGACAATC TGCTAGgcaaaaattgcaaatcaaTCAATACGCTGATCCTCAATCCTCACATCCATTTAATGGGCGAGGATGCGGCCTGTATCGCATACGTCCGCCTGACTCAATTCGTGGACAA GCAAGGACAAGCGCATACGCAGCAGAACGAAGAGACCCGTGTGTGGTACCGCCGCGACGGCAAGTGGCTAAATGTTCACTTTCACCGTTCCGGAGCCTCAACTCCCTGTACTCTTCCGTACcaccaaaacaaataa
- the LOC130700320 gene encoding calcium/calmodulin-dependent protein kinase type II delta 2 chain-like isoform X4 produces MALNATTRFSDNYELKEELGKGAFSIVRRCVQKSTGLEFAAKIINTKKLSARDFQKLEREARICRKLQHPNIATHEPYGGHWRGKGDQALLRLHDSIQEESFHYLVFDLVTGGELFEDIVAREFYSEADASHCIQQILESVNHCHQNGVVHRDLKPENLLLASKAKGAAVKLADFGLAIEVQGEQQAWFGFAGTPGYLSPEVLKKEPYGKPVDIWACGVILYILLVGYPPFWDEDQHRLYAQIKAGAYDYPSPEWDTVTPEAKNLINQMLTVNPAKRITAAEALKHPWICQRERVASVVHRQETVDCLKKFNARRKLKGAILTTMLATRNFSSRSIINKKSDGSNVKESTDSSTTIEEDDVKEKSKGVVDRSSTVIAKEPEVTQSALADSGVASCQASSNSTAPDAVGTGSASVASAAQRASAEAAMMAKALASLTAASASTVASSSAASGGGGGSGVNKPAILSAILRTAVPDQATKMEKSQAVPVASTTATATLQHHRVGTQPADPMRPARKQEILKLTEQLLEAISAGDYETYAKICDPHVTSFEPEALGNLVEGLEFHKFFFDNLLGKNCKSINTLILNPHIHLMGEDAACIAYVRLTQFVDKQGQAHTQQNEETRVWYRRDGKWLNVHFHRSGASTPCTLPYHQNK; encoded by the exons ATGGCTCTCAACGCCACCACACGATTCAGTGACAATTACGAACTGAAAGAGGAATTAGGAAA AGGAGCCTTTTCGATTGTGCGACGATGCGTCCAGAAATCGACTGGATTGGAGTTTGCTGCCAAGATAATCAACACCAAGAAGTTGTCTGCTCGAG ATTTCCAGAAATTGGAACGAGAGGCGCGAATTTGCCGCAAACTCCAACACCCCAATATTG CTACACATGAACCCTATGGTGGTCATTGGAGAGGGAAGGGTGATCAAGCTTTGC TTCGACTCCACGACAGCATACAGGAGGAGAGCTTTCACTACCTCGTATTTGACCT ggTGACGGGTGGCGAACTCTTCGAGGACATTGTCGCCCGTGAATTTTACAGCGAAGCGGACGCGTCCCACTGCATCCAGCAGATCTTGGAGAGTGTCAATCACTGTCACCAAAACGGCGTCGTACACAGGGATCTCAAG CCGGAAAATCTGTTGTTGGCCAGCAAAGCGAAAGGAGCCGCAGTCAAGTTGGCCGACTTTGGTCTAGCCATTGAAGTTCAGGGCGAACAGCAAGCTTGGTTCG GCTTCGCTGGAACGCCCGGATACCTGTCACCGGAGGTGCTCAAGAAGGAACCTTATGGGAAACCTGTGGATATCTGGGCCTGtg GTGTCATTTTGTACATTTTACTGGTTGGATACCCTCCTTTCTGGGATGAGGACCAGCATCGATTGTACGCACAGATCAAAGCCGGCGCTTACGAC TATCCGTCACCGGAATGGGATACGGTGACACCGGAAGCCAAAAATTTGATCAATCAAATGCTGACTGTCAACCCCGCCAAGCGCATCACGGCCGCCGAAGCCCTCAAACACCCATGGATCTGC CAACGAGAACGCGTTGCTTCCGTGGTCCACAGACAGGAGACAGTCGACTGCCTCAAGAAATTCAATGCTCGTCGCAAATTAAAA GGCGCCATCTTGACGACAATGTTGGCAACAAGAAACTTTTCCA gCCGGAGCATCATCAACAAGAAGAGCGACGGTTCAAACGTCAAAGAATCAACCGACAGCAGCACGACAATCGAAGAGGACGACGTCAAAG aaaaatccaaagGAGTCGTGGATCGCAGTTCAACCGTCATTGCCAAAGAGCCTGAAG tGACGCAATCGGCTTTGGCAGATAGCGGAGTCGCCTCCTGCCAAGCCTCGTCTAATTCAACGGCGCCAGACGCAGTTGGCACCGGGAGCGCCTCCGTAGCGAGTGCGGCGCAAAGAGCTAGTGCCGAAGCAGCGATGATGGCCAAAGCTCTTGCATCGCTGACGGCCGCCAGCGCCTCGACCGTCGCCTCCTCGTCGGCCGCTTCTGGCGGCGGTGGGGGCAGCGGTGTCAACAAACCGGCCATCCTTAGCGCCATCCTCCGCACGGCCGttccag ATCAAGCGACGAAAATGGAGAAGAGTCAGGCCGTTCCAGTGGCTTCAACCACCGCTACGGCCACTCTGCAACATCATCGCGTTGGCACACAGCCAGCTGATCCAATGCGACCGG CGAGGAAACAAGAGATCCTTAAGCTTACGGAGCAGCTACTGGAGGCCATCAGCGCTGGTGATTATGAAACCTACGC GAAAATATGCGACCCACACGTGACGTCGTTTGAACCGGAAGCTTTGGGCAATCTCGTGGAAGGACTCGAATTCCACAAGTTTTTCTTCGACAATC TGCTAGgcaaaaattgcaaatcaaTCAATACGCTGATCCTCAATCCTCACATCCATTTAATGGGCGAGGATGCGGCCTGTATCGCATACGTCCGCCTGACTCAATTCGTGGACAA GCAAGGACAAGCGCATACGCAGCAGAACGAAGAGACCCGTGTGTGGTACCGCCGCGACGGCAAGTGGCTAAATGTTCACTTTCACCGTTCCGGAGCCTCAACTCCCTGTACTCTTCCGTACcaccaaaacaaataa
- the LOC130700320 gene encoding calcium/calmodulin-dependent protein kinase type II alpha chain-like isoform X2 has protein sequence MALNATTRFSDNYELKEELGKGAFSIVRRCVQKSTGLEFAAKIINTKKLSARDFQKLEREARICRKLQHPNIATHEPYGGHWRGKGDQALLRLHDSIQEESFHYLVFDLVTGGELFEDIVAREFYSEADASHCIQQILESVNHCHQNGVVHRDLKPENLLLASKAKGAAVKLADFGLAIEVQGEQQAWFGFAGTPGYLSPEVLKKEPYGKPVDIWACGVILYILLVGYPPFWDEDQHRLYAQIKAGAYDYPSPEWDTVTPEAKNLINQMLTVNPAKRITAAEALKHPWICQRERVASVVHRQETVDCLKKFNARRKLKGAILTTMLATRNFSSRSIINKKSDGSNVKESTDSSTTIEEDDVKEKSKGVVDRSSTVIAKEPEDSGVASCQASSNSTAPDAVGTGSASVASAAQRASAEAAMMAKALASLTAASASTVASSSAASGGGGGSGVNKPAILSAILRTAVPDQATKMEKSQAVPVASTTATATLQHHRVGTQPADPMRPDVRPTASAKTCSQLPNNWNGSARKQEILKLTEQLLEAISAGDYETYAKICDPHVTSFEPEALGNLVEGLEFHKFFFDNLLGKNCKSINTLILNPHIHLMGEDAACIAYVRLTQFVDKQGQAHTQQNEETRVWYRRDGKWLNVHFHRSGASTPCTLPYHQNK, from the exons ATGGCTCTCAACGCCACCACACGATTCAGTGACAATTACGAACTGAAAGAGGAATTAGGAAA AGGAGCCTTTTCGATTGTGCGACGATGCGTCCAGAAATCGACTGGATTGGAGTTTGCTGCCAAGATAATCAACACCAAGAAGTTGTCTGCTCGAG ATTTCCAGAAATTGGAACGAGAGGCGCGAATTTGCCGCAAACTCCAACACCCCAATATTG CTACACATGAACCCTATGGTGGTCATTGGAGAGGGAAGGGTGATCAAGCTTTGC TTCGACTCCACGACAGCATACAGGAGGAGAGCTTTCACTACCTCGTATTTGACCT ggTGACGGGTGGCGAACTCTTCGAGGACATTGTCGCCCGTGAATTTTACAGCGAAGCGGACGCGTCCCACTGCATCCAGCAGATCTTGGAGAGTGTCAATCACTGTCACCAAAACGGCGTCGTACACAGGGATCTCAAG CCGGAAAATCTGTTGTTGGCCAGCAAAGCGAAAGGAGCCGCAGTCAAGTTGGCCGACTTTGGTCTAGCCATTGAAGTTCAGGGCGAACAGCAAGCTTGGTTCG GCTTCGCTGGAACGCCCGGATACCTGTCACCGGAGGTGCTCAAGAAGGAACCTTATGGGAAACCTGTGGATATCTGGGCCTGtg GTGTCATTTTGTACATTTTACTGGTTGGATACCCTCCTTTCTGGGATGAGGACCAGCATCGATTGTACGCACAGATCAAAGCCGGCGCTTACGAC TATCCGTCACCGGAATGGGATACGGTGACACCGGAAGCCAAAAATTTGATCAATCAAATGCTGACTGTCAACCCCGCCAAGCGCATCACGGCCGCCGAAGCCCTCAAACACCCATGGATCTGC CAACGAGAACGCGTTGCTTCCGTGGTCCACAGACAGGAGACAGTCGACTGCCTCAAGAAATTCAATGCTCGTCGCAAATTAAAA GGCGCCATCTTGACGACAATGTTGGCAACAAGAAACTTTTCCA gCCGGAGCATCATCAACAAGAAGAGCGACGGTTCAAACGTCAAAGAATCAACCGACAGCAGCACGACAATCGAAGAGGACGACGTCAAAG aaaaatccaaagGAGTCGTGGATCGCAGTTCAACCGTCATTGCCAAAGAGCCTGAAG ATAGCGGAGTCGCCTCCTGCCAAGCCTCGTCTAATTCAACGGCGCCAGACGCAGTTGGCACCGGGAGCGCCTCCGTAGCGAGTGCGGCGCAAAGAGCTAGTGCCGAAGCAGCGATGATGGCCAAAGCTCTTGCATCGCTGACGGCCGCCAGCGCCTCGACCGTCGCCTCCTCGTCGGCCGCTTCTGGCGGCGGTGGGGGCAGCGGTGTCAACAAACCGGCCATCCTTAGCGCCATCCTCCGCACGGCCGttccag ATCAAGCGACGAAAATGGAGAAGAGTCAGGCCGTTCCAGTGGCTTCAACCACCGCTACGGCCACTCTGCAACATCATCGCGTTGGCACACAGCCAGCTGATCCAATGCGACCGG ACGTTCGACCAACCGCCTCGGCAAAGACGTGCTCCCAGTTGCCCAACAACTGGAACGGCTCAG CGAGGAAACAAGAGATCCTTAAGCTTACGGAGCAGCTACTGGAGGCCATCAGCGCTGGTGATTATGAAACCTACGC GAAAATATGCGACCCACACGTGACGTCGTTTGAACCGGAAGCTTTGGGCAATCTCGTGGAAGGACTCGAATTCCACAAGTTTTTCTTCGACAATC TGCTAGgcaaaaattgcaaatcaaTCAATACGCTGATCCTCAATCCTCACATCCATTTAATGGGCGAGGATGCGGCCTGTATCGCATACGTCCGCCTGACTCAATTCGTGGACAA GCAAGGACAAGCGCATACGCAGCAGAACGAAGAGACCCGTGTGTGGTACCGCCGCGACGGCAAGTGGCTAAATGTTCACTTTCACCGTTCCGGAGCCTCAACTCCCTGTACTCTTCCGTACcaccaaaacaaataa
- the LOC130700320 gene encoding calcium/calmodulin-dependent protein kinase type II alpha chain-like isoform X1 gives MALNATTRFSDNYELKEELGKGAFSIVRRCVQKSTGLEFAAKIINTKKLSARDFQKLEREARICRKLQHPNIATHEPYGGHWRGKGDQALLRLHDSIQEESFHYLVFDLVTGGELFEDIVAREFYSEADASHCIQQILESVNHCHQNGVVHRDLKPENLLLASKAKGAAVKLADFGLAIEVQGEQQAWFGFAGTPGYLSPEVLKKEPYGKPVDIWACGVILYILLVGYPPFWDEDQHRLYAQIKAGAYDYPSPEWDTVTPEAKNLINQMLTVNPAKRITAAEALKHPWICQRERVASVVHRQETVDCLKKFNARRKLKGAILTTMLATRNFSSRSIINKKSDGSNVKESTDSSTTIEEDDVKEKSKGVVDRSSTVIAKEPEVTQSALADSGVASCQASSNSTAPDAVGTGSASVASAAQRASAEAAMMAKALASLTAASASTVASSSAASGGGGGSGVNKPAILSAILRTAVPDQATKMEKSQAVPVASTTATATLQHHRVGTQPADPMRPDVRPTASAKTCSQLPNNWNGSARKQEILKLTEQLLEAISAGDYETYAKICDPHVTSFEPEALGNLVEGLEFHKFFFDNLLGKNCKSINTLILNPHIHLMGEDAACIAYVRLTQFVDKQGQAHTQQNEETRVWYRRDGKWLNVHFHRSGASTPCTLPYHQNK, from the exons ATGGCTCTCAACGCCACCACACGATTCAGTGACAATTACGAACTGAAAGAGGAATTAGGAAA AGGAGCCTTTTCGATTGTGCGACGATGCGTCCAGAAATCGACTGGATTGGAGTTTGCTGCCAAGATAATCAACACCAAGAAGTTGTCTGCTCGAG ATTTCCAGAAATTGGAACGAGAGGCGCGAATTTGCCGCAAACTCCAACACCCCAATATTG CTACACATGAACCCTATGGTGGTCATTGGAGAGGGAAGGGTGATCAAGCTTTGC TTCGACTCCACGACAGCATACAGGAGGAGAGCTTTCACTACCTCGTATTTGACCT ggTGACGGGTGGCGAACTCTTCGAGGACATTGTCGCCCGTGAATTTTACAGCGAAGCGGACGCGTCCCACTGCATCCAGCAGATCTTGGAGAGTGTCAATCACTGTCACCAAAACGGCGTCGTACACAGGGATCTCAAG CCGGAAAATCTGTTGTTGGCCAGCAAAGCGAAAGGAGCCGCAGTCAAGTTGGCCGACTTTGGTCTAGCCATTGAAGTTCAGGGCGAACAGCAAGCTTGGTTCG GCTTCGCTGGAACGCCCGGATACCTGTCACCGGAGGTGCTCAAGAAGGAACCTTATGGGAAACCTGTGGATATCTGGGCCTGtg GTGTCATTTTGTACATTTTACTGGTTGGATACCCTCCTTTCTGGGATGAGGACCAGCATCGATTGTACGCACAGATCAAAGCCGGCGCTTACGAC TATCCGTCACCGGAATGGGATACGGTGACACCGGAAGCCAAAAATTTGATCAATCAAATGCTGACTGTCAACCCCGCCAAGCGCATCACGGCCGCCGAAGCCCTCAAACACCCATGGATCTGC CAACGAGAACGCGTTGCTTCCGTGGTCCACAGACAGGAGACAGTCGACTGCCTCAAGAAATTCAATGCTCGTCGCAAATTAAAA GGCGCCATCTTGACGACAATGTTGGCAACAAGAAACTTTTCCA gCCGGAGCATCATCAACAAGAAGAGCGACGGTTCAAACGTCAAAGAATCAACCGACAGCAGCACGACAATCGAAGAGGACGACGTCAAAG aaaaatccaaagGAGTCGTGGATCGCAGTTCAACCGTCATTGCCAAAGAGCCTGAAG tGACGCAATCGGCTTTGGCAGATAGCGGAGTCGCCTCCTGCCAAGCCTCGTCTAATTCAACGGCGCCAGACGCAGTTGGCACCGGGAGCGCCTCCGTAGCGAGTGCGGCGCAAAGAGCTAGTGCCGAAGCAGCGATGATGGCCAAAGCTCTTGCATCGCTGACGGCCGCCAGCGCCTCGACCGTCGCCTCCTCGTCGGCCGCTTCTGGCGGCGGTGGGGGCAGCGGTGTCAACAAACCGGCCATCCTTAGCGCCATCCTCCGCACGGCCGttccag ATCAAGCGACGAAAATGGAGAAGAGTCAGGCCGTTCCAGTGGCTTCAACCACCGCTACGGCCACTCTGCAACATCATCGCGTTGGCACACAGCCAGCTGATCCAATGCGACCGG ACGTTCGACCAACCGCCTCGGCAAAGACGTGCTCCCAGTTGCCCAACAACTGGAACGGCTCAG CGAGGAAACAAGAGATCCTTAAGCTTACGGAGCAGCTACTGGAGGCCATCAGCGCTGGTGATTATGAAACCTACGC GAAAATATGCGACCCACACGTGACGTCGTTTGAACCGGAAGCTTTGGGCAATCTCGTGGAAGGACTCGAATTCCACAAGTTTTTCTTCGACAATC TGCTAGgcaaaaattgcaaatcaaTCAATACGCTGATCCTCAATCCTCACATCCATTTAATGGGCGAGGATGCGGCCTGTATCGCATACGTCCGCCTGACTCAATTCGTGGACAA GCAAGGACAAGCGCATACGCAGCAGAACGAAGAGACCCGTGTGTGGTACCGCCGCGACGGCAAGTGGCTAAATGTTCACTTTCACCGTTCCGGAGCCTCAACTCCCTGTACTCTTCCGTACcaccaaaacaaataa